Within Paenibacillus albicereus, the genomic segment CTGGATCGTATACGCCTGGTCGGCATCCGCCTTGGCCGTATCCTGCTCCTTCTTGAACGCCGCCACCTTCAGCTGGTTCTCCTTGGACGCCTCGGCGATGTTCGTATCGCGCAGCAGCTCGGCCTTCTGGCCTTCCTCCTCCGCCATCGCCTTCTGAATCCGCGAGTCCCGCACGGCCTGGGCCTCGGCGATCTCCGCATCCCGCTTGACGGCAGCGATGCGCGGCTTGCCGAGCGCATCCAGATAGCCATGGCGGTCGCGCAGATCCTTGATCGTGAACGAGACGATCTGCAGGCCCATCTTCTTGAGGTCCTTGGCCGCGACCGACTGCACTTCCTGCGCGAACCGATCCCGGTTGCGGTACACCTCTTCCACCGTCATCGAACCGAGAATCGCCCGCAGATGGCCCTCCAGCACTTCCTGCGCCTCGCTCTTGAGCGCCTCGACCGGCTTGCCCATGAACTGTTCGGCGGCCGTCGCGACATCCTCGACCGAGCCTCCGATCTTGATGATGGCGACGCCGTCGGCCATGACCGGCACGCCCTGCTCCGTGTACACCTCCGGCGTGGAGACGTCCAGCTTCATCGACAGCAGCGACAGGAACTCCGCCTGCTGGAACACCGGCAGGATGAAGGCGCCTCCGCCGCGGACGATCTTGATGCTCCGGCCCGACTCGTCGCTGGCGACATTGCTCGAGCCGAGGAACGAACCGGTGACGATCATCGCCTCATCGGGACCGACCGTCTTGTAGCGAGCCCAGAAAGCGAGGCCCAGCAAGACGATGACGCCGACAACGATTGCAGGTATTACGAGATACTCCGGCATTACAGGTCTCCTCTCTCATTCATCATGGCGACCGAGAGCGCGTCCGGCTTGACCTCGACGACGACGACACGGCTGCCGGCCGGAATATCCCGGCCCTCGAAGCTCTCCGCCGTGTGGTTCGTGACGCCTGCGCCGATCCGGATCAGCACCTCGCCGCATCCTTGGGCGGGAATCGGAGTGATGACCTCGCCGATCGTCCCGCCCAGCTCCCGGACCGAATACCCGGATGACGTCTCGCTGTTCCTCATCGGCTTCACGTAGAAAAAGAACATCGCCATCGAGCCGGCGATCGCGATCATCGCCGCAAGGCCTGCGGTCGCGGCCGCGCCGAGCTCGGCATACTTCTCCAGCATGAGGCCGGCACCGCCGAACGCGGTGACTCCGCCTGCCAGCGCAGCCGGCTGGAAAATGCCTCCGGCATCCGCCGAGAGGAAATCCAGCGCTCCGTCGAGCGCCGAGCTGAGCAGGTCGCCGAGCACGACGCTGACGAGCGCGAACAGCACGCCGAAAGCCAAGCAGGACAAATACAGCGTCTCCATTTCACTCACCCCCCATTATTGGAAGCGATTGTAACCGCCTGGTCTTCTATACGTCGAATTCCAAAAAATGTTTCACTACTTTGACAAATGACCGGTCAACTGTTATCGAGGCTAATCCGCGCCATCCGGCGGCGTCCGATCTGCACGACGTCGCCGTCACGCGGACGCAGCTCGGCGGACGCATCATCCAGCCGCTCGCCGTTGATGCGGACGGCGCCCTGCTGCACGCTCCGGCGCGCCTCGCTGCCGGATTCGGCCAGGCCGAGGACGGTCAGCAGCCGAGACAGCCGGATCGTTCCTTCCTTCAGCTCCGATCCCGGAAGCGCCGCCTCTTCGATCTCCGACGGAAGCTCCCGCTGCTGGAACACCTCGCGGAACCGCTCGGCCGCTTCGTCGGCCGCTTGTGCGCCGTGGTACTGGCGGACGAGCGTCCAGGCAAGGCGCCGCTTCGCCTCCATCGGATGGAGAGAGCCTCGTTCCAAGCCGTCGCGGATGTCCGCCTGCTCGGCTTCGTCCACATCGGTCGCCAGCCGGAAGTATTTGGCCATCAGCTCGTCGGGGATGCCCATCGCCTTGCCGAACATGTCGGTCGGCCCCTCGGCGATTCCGATGTAGTTGCCGAGGCTCTTGCTCATCTTCTGCACGCCGTCGAGCCCTTCCAGGATCGGCATCGTCATCGCGATCTGGCGGCGCTTGCCGTACTCTTTCTGCAGCTGGCGACCCATGAGCAGATTGAACGTCTGATCGGTGCCGCCAATCTCCACGTCCGTCTCCAGCGCCACGGAATCATAGCCTTGCATCAGCGGGTAGAAAAACTCATGGATGCCGATCGGCTGCCCCGCGCGATGCCGCTTGGTGAAGTCGTCCCGCTCCAGCATCCGGGCGACCGTCGACTTGGCCGCCAGGCCCAGAATATCGCCGAACTGGAGCGGGGAGAGCCATTCGGAATTGTAGGAAAGCTTCGTCCGCTGCGGATCGAGAATCCGGAACATCTGCTCCTGGTACGTCTGCGCGTTGCGCCGTACCTCCTCCTCCGACAACGGCTTGCGCGTCTCCGACTTGCCCGTCGGATCTCCGATCCGGCCGGTGAAGTCTCCGATGAGGAGCTGCACCTGATGGCCGAGGCTCTGAAATTGGCGCAGCTTGTGCAGCACGACCGTATGCCCGATGTGGATGTCCGGCGCCGACGGATCGAGGCCGAGCTTCACGTTCAGCGGCCTGCCCTCGAGCACCGACTGCTCCAGCTTCTCCCTCAGCCCTTCCGCCGGGACGATCTCCGCCGCTCCGCGGGCGAGAATCGCCAGCTGTCGCCTGACCTCCGCCCGCTGCTCCTCCGTCAGGACTCTTTCCTCCTGCTCGTTCTGCTCCGTACCGCTCATGATGGGGTCCCCTTTCCGAATTGGAATGCAAAAAGATCCTTCTCTCCCAAAGGGACGAGAAGGATCAGCTCGCGGTACCACCCTTGTTGGAGCGTCGGCTTTTCCGCACGGAAAAGCCAAATCCGCTCCCACTTCGTTGACCATAACGGAAGACTGCTTCCGGGACCGGACTACATGCTGCGATCTCAGCCTCGTCCAGCCGGCTCCGGGCGGTAATTCGCGACAGACGCTGCGCACCGGTTCGCACCACCCACCGGCTCTCTGATCCGCTATGACGTCCGGCTACTGGAGGCCCATCCATGCCGTTCACGATATGCGCTTTCCGCAGCGAGGCCGGAAAAGCGGTTTGTTGCTGCAAGTTATATCATGCCCTCGAAGCGGATGTCAACCCGCCGCTTCGAGGCGCGCCTGCGGACATGCGGCGAATCGGAGCGAACGCTGCCAGGTCGTGCCGATTCAGGGCGCATGTGATATAATAGCTCTGTTCATTTGGAGGAGGATACGTACATATGGCTCAAGACCAGGAACAGCTCCGCAAGCCGCGCAGCGGCTGGAGGACTTTCGGCCTTGTCGTCTGGATAACGGTCAAATGGCTGGTTATATTCGGCATCACGGGCGCCTTGTTCGCGGGAGGCATCGCCACCGGCTATGTCGCCGCGCTCGTCAAGGACGATCCGGTGCGGCCGGGAAGCGAGCTTGAGGCCAAGGTCAACGAAAACGCCTTGACCGGTTTCGTCTACTTCAACGACGGAACGACGCCGGTCGGTCAGCTTCGAACCGACGAGGACCGTCGGCTCGTCGACTTGTCGAACATCCCGCAGTCGGTCATCGACGCCCTGCTCTCGACCGAAGACAGCAATTTTTATAACCATATCGGAGTCGACTACAAAGGGCTCGGGAGAGCCGTCAAGGAAAAGCTGCTGAACGAGGAGCGCCAGACCGGAGGCAGCACACTGACCCAGCAGGTCGCGCGCCGCGTCTTCCTCAGCCTCGACCGTACGGACAGCCGCAAGTTCAAGGAGATCCTGCTGTCGATCCGGATGGAGCGCTACCTGACCAAGGATCAGATCCTGGCGGCTTACCTGAACAAGATGCCGTTCGGCAACGGCTCGTCCGGCTACAACCTGTACGGCATCAAGTCGGCCTCCATCGGCATCTTCAACCTCTCCGACCTGAACAAGCTCAATCTCGCGCAGGCGGCCTATCTCGCCGGCCTGCCGCAGCTGCCGTCGGCCTACTCGGCCTTCAACGGCAAGGGCCTGTTCAACGAGACCGGATTCAACCGGGCGATGTCCCGCCAGAAGTTCGTCCTCTCCCGCATGCTGGAGACCGGCCGCATCACGCAGGCCGAATACGACGAAGCGCTCGCCTTCGACATCAAGAGCTCGCTCGCTCCGCATCGCGAGAAGGCGTACAACACATTCCCGTATCTGATGCTCGAGACGGAGCGCGAGGCGGCCGAAATCATCGCCCTCAAGCAAAATCCGAATCTGCAGAAGGCGGATCTCGCCAAGACCGAAAACGCCGAGATCGTGCAAAACGCGCGCGAGCAGCTGCTTCGCTCGGGCTACCGCATCTATACGACGATCGACAAAGTCATCTACAACAACATGCGGGAAATCGCCAATGATCCGAACAACTTCGGCCCGACGAGCAAGTCCAAGGGGCCGGAGCAGGCGGCGGCCATCATGATCGACCATCATACCGGAGCCATTCTCGGCATGATGGAAGGGCGCGACTTCAACATCGAGCAGATGAACTACGCGACCCAGATGATTCGCCAGCCCGGGTCGACGATGAAGTCCATCTCCGCATACCTGCCCGCGCTCGAAGCCGGACTCGTGCAGCCGGCGAGCGTGCTTGACGATTCGCCGATCATCCTGAAGGATGGGCAGAAGGGCTACCATATTCCGATGAATGCGAGCAAGAGATTCAACGGCCTGGTCACGGCCAGGGACGCGCTCAACCGGTCGCTGAACATCCCGGCGCTCAAGCTGTTCCTCGACAAAGTGACGATCGAAAAGGCGTGGGAATTCTCCCGCTCGCTCGGCATCACGACGCTGCAGCCGGAGGACGACAACGCGCAGACCGGCGTCATCGGCGGCCTTGCCAAAGGCGTCTCCGTCAAGGAGCTGACCAATGCCTACGCCACGATTCCGAACGGAGGCAAATACAACGATCCTTATCTCATCAGCAAGATCGTGGACGCTTCCGGACAAATCGTCTACGAGCACAAGCTGGCGCCGAAGCAAGTCTATTCGGAGCAGACCGCGTTCCTCATGACCGACATGCTGCGCACCGTCATCTCCGACCGGAGCGGCACGGGCTACGCCGTCACGAGCAGCTTCGACGCCTACGGCAAGATTCCGATCGCCGGCAAGACCGGCTCGACGCAAAGCTACGGCGACGTCTGGTTCATGGGCTTCAGCCCGGACATCACGCTCGGCGTATGGGTCGGCTACAAGGAGCAGAAAAATACGCTCGTCAAAGCCTCGCAATCCCGTGCGCGCACGCTTTGGTCCAAGATTATGAACGAAACCGTCAGGGACCGGCCGGATATCTTCAAGACGGATGCGTTCCCTCAGCCGGACGGCCTCGTCAAGGCGACCGTCTCGAGCGTCAGCGGCCTTCTGCCGAGCCCGCTGATCCGCTCGAACGGCATGCTTACGACGGACTGGTTCAACAAGAAGTACGTTCCGGTCAAGGTCGACGACGTGCTCGGCGCGATGAGCTTCATCCGCTACAACGGCGTCAACTATATCGCCCAGGACGGCACTCCCTCCGACTTCGTCTTCACCAAGACGACGATCCGGCGCGAGAAGCCGCTCGGCGATCTGATCGAGGAGATCAACAAAGCGCAGGCCGTCATGCCGGCCGAGTACCGCAGGCCGATCTCCGCGTTCATCCCCAAGGATGCCGAGAACGAGGCGCCTTCGAGGATGGATCCTCGACAGGATGACGGAGCGGCGCCGTCCGCTCCATCGAACGTGACCCTGGAGTCGCTCAGCGGCGCCTACCGCATCAGCTTCTCGGCCAGTCCGCAGAACGATGTCGTCGGATACCGCCTCTACCGCTCGTCGGGCGGCGGCTTCTCCAAGATCGGCGACTCCATCCTGGCCGGCGACTCAAGAGCGTTCGTCGACCGCTCCGGCGGCTTCGGCAGCACGTATTATGTCACTGCCGTCGACGTCGCCGGACGAGAGTCTGAACGCAGCCAGACGGTCAGTCCGGGAGGCTCGATCACGCTGCCTGGCCTGCCCGGCTTCCCGGACACCGGCACCGAAGAAGGCGAAACCGGCACCCCGCAAGCTCCGGAGCAGCCGGGCAGCGAGCCGCAGCCTCCGGCAGCCGTGAAGCCGTCCGGTCCGAGCGGCCTGAAGGCTTCCGGCACGGGCACCGGCGTCAAGCTCGATTGGAGCAGCAACAGCGCCGCGGAAGGGGTCACCTCTTATCAGGTGTACTTCAGCGCCGGCAACGACGGCAGCTTCCAAAACATCGGCTCGAGCAGCGGCACGAGCTTCGAATATGTCGCTCCGATCAGCACCGGCACCTTCCGAATCACGGCCGTCAATGCAGCCGGGGAGTCGGACTTCTCCCAAGCGGTGACCTGGTCGGCCGGCTGACCTCAGAGGCTGTTGTTGCTGCTGAGGCTAGAACGAAAGGACTGCAGGCAGCCATTGCCCGCAGTCCTTTTTTTCGTCCATAGGCAAAAAACGAAAAGAAGCCCTGCTCCTTGAGGAGCAGGGCTTCTTCGTGCAGAAGAATATAGATGAGAGAAGAATCAGTCCTCGATCGTCGACAGGTCGCCTGTAGGCAGGTCCAGCTCCCATGCCTTGAGGACACGGCGCATGATTTTGCCGCTGCGCGTCTTCGGAAGCTTGTCTTTGAACTCGATCTCGCGCGGAGATGCGTGCGCGGACAGCCCCTCCTTGACGAAGCGGGCGATGTCGGCCTTGAGCTCATCGGAAGGCTCGAAGCCTTCGCGCAGGGAGATGAAGGCCTTGATGATCTCGCCGCGCATCGGGTCGGGCTTGCCGATGACGCCTGCCTCGGCGACGGCCGGATGCTCCACCAGCTTGCTCTCGACCTCGAACGGTCCGACTCGCTCGCCCGCCGTATTGATGACGTCGTCGATCCGGCCCTGGAACCAGAAATAGCCGTCCTCGTCGCGGTAAGCGGAATCCCCGGAGATGTACCAGCCCGGAATGCGGAAGTACTCCTCGTACTTGGCCGGGTTGTTCCAAATCTTGCGCATCATCGACGGCCAAGGCGTCCGCACCGCCAGGTTGCCCATGCGGTATGGCGGCAGCTCGTTGCCGGCATCGTCGATGATCGCCGCCTCGACGCCGGGGATCGGCCGTCCCATCGATCCCGGCTTGATCTCCATGGACGGATAGTTGCAAATGAGCTGTCCGCCTGTCTCCGTCATCCACCACGTATCGTGGATGCGCTGGCCGTACACCTTGAGTCCCCAGCGGACGACCTCCGGGTTGAGCGGCTCTCCGACGCTCAGCACATGGCGCAGGCTCGAGAGGTCGTACTGCGCGACGCTGTCGTCTCCCGCTCCCATCAGCATGCGGAACGCGGTCGGCGCGCTGTACCAGACCGTCACCCCGTAGCGCTGGAGCGTCGTATACCAGTCCTGCGGGCTGAAGCGGCCGCCGCGGACGACGTTGGTGGCGCCGTTGAGCCATGGCGCGAAGATGCCGTAGGACGTGCCGGTCACCCATCCGGGATCGGCCGTGCACCAGTACACGTCGTCTTCCTTCAGATCGAGGACGATCCGTCCTGTGTGATAATGCTGCAGCATGGCGTTCTGCACATGGAAGACGCCTTTGGGCTTGCCGGTCGAGCCGGACGTATAATGGATGAGCAGCCCGTCCTCGCGGTCCAGCCATTCGATCTGAGCCTCCTCGGAGGCAGCGGCCATCTCGTCCTTGTACGAGATCGTTCCCTCCGGGACGCCTTCGTCGGAGACGACGATGACATGCTTGAGATCCGGCAGCTCGTCGCGCTTGATCCGGGGCAGCAGCGCGGGCGTCGTCACGATCGCCGTCGCCGTGCTGTCCAGCAGCCGGTCCTTGACCGCCGTCTCCATGAAGGCTTCGAACAGCGGACCGACGACGACGCCCAGCTTGAGCGAGCCGAGAAGCGCTACATAGAGCTCCGGCGAGCGAGGCATGAAGATGAACAGCCGCTCTCCCTTGGCGAGGCCCAGCTTGCGCAGGACGTTGGAAAAGCGGTTCGACAGGAGGCTCAGCTGCTCGAACGTGTAGGATTCATCCCGCTTCGGATCGCTGTAGAGAAGGGCGGTCTTTTGTCCCCGTCCCTCGGCCAGGTGGCGGTCTATCGCCTCGAAAGCCATGTTGACCTTGCCTGTCTCATGCCAGGTGAACTGCTTCTCTACCTCGCTCCAATCGAACGAAGCGTGCGCTTCCTCATAGCTGCCCATGTTCGGAGAAGCTGCGGCAACCGAGATTCTTTCCTTGTGGTCAATCGACATGCTAATCACCTTCCATCGTCATCATCGTAATGTGCTGCAAGCAATCCAAAGCGCTTTCAAGCCATAGGTGAGTCGACGTGCATGTTTAACCAGTATAGCATATGGAAATGTATGCGCCTACTTTTCGACTATTTTTATCCCTGCTCGACTAAAAATTCGCCCTGTCCGCATGCCGCTTGTCCTTTTCATCCCGAATGATTTCTGCTATAAGTGATAAGAGGCGCGGACCGCCTTTGATGGTCTGCCGCCATTTTGCTTTGGAGGTGCGATTACGTTGGAGCATATCAAGCGCTGCCATTCCCGTGTCGTTCCTTTTGGAAATCGGGAGCTCGTGCTCGAAGGGCCGGTCGACCCGTCCCGGCTCGCCGACTGCACGATGCATTCCGGCCTGGATGCTTTCCGCCGGCCCAAGGACCAGCTGGAAGCGTTGATCGAGATCGCCGGCCTCGAGGAAGGCCGCATCATCATTACCCGCGATGGAGACATGATCGTCGGCTACGTCACGTTCCATTATCCGGACGAGCTGGAACGCTGGTCCGAAGGCGGCATGGACGATCTCATCGAGCTGGGCGCCGTCGAGGTCGCATCGGACTACCGCTCCGTCGGACTCGGCAAAAAAATGATCGCCCTCGCGTTCGAGGACGATCAGCTGGAGAGCTTCATCGTTTATACGACCGAATACTATTGGCATTGGGATCTGGAGGGAACCGGCCTCGGTATCTGGGACTACCGCCGCATGATGGAGAAGCTCATGAAATCGGTCGGCATGGTCTGGTACGCGACCGACGACCCGGAAATCTGCTCCCATCCCGCCAACTGCCTCATGGTGCGCATCGGCAAGCGGGTCCCGCTCTCGTCGGTCGAGCAGTTCGACCGCGTCCGATTCCGGCAGCGATTCATGTACTGATCATGTATGGATCGATTCAGGAGGAAGAACATGAAGGATAAAGCCGTTTATGTCCGCTCGACCGGCGCAAGCCCGTACAAATTCAACGAGGAGCATCCGTTCAGTCCGCTGCGCGCGGAGCTGGCCGAGACGCTGCTTGAAGCGAGCGGGGCCCTTCCTTCCGAATCCGTTTTGGAAGCGGATACGGCTCTGGATCAGGAGCTCGAGCTCATTCATCGCTCGGAGTACATCAAGGCGGTGCGCGGCCTCAGCCTGCCGGTTCCGCCGGCAAGCGCGGCGGGACTGGCCCGCCGGTTCGGCCTCGATTCCGAGGATACGCCTTATTTCGTCGGCATGCACGACGCCGCGGCCGCTATCGCCGGCGGCTCGATCGCCGCGGCGGAGGCTGTCATGTCAGGGCGCGCTCGGCATGCCTTTCATATGAGCGGCGGGCTGCACCATGCTTTTCCGGGACACGGCTCGGGCTTCTGCGTCTACAATGACGCCGCTATCGCGATCGCCTCCGTGCGCCAAAAGCACGGCGCGCGCGTGCTTTATATCGATACGGATGTCCATCACGGCGACGGCGTGCAGTATGCCTTCTACGAGGATCCGGACGTCTTCACTTATTCCATCCATGAGACC encodes:
- a CDS encoding flotillin family protein, with translation MPEYLVIPAIVVGVIVLLGLAFWARYKTVGPDEAMIVTGSFLGSSNVASDESGRSIKIVRGGGAFILPVFQQAEFLSLLSMKLDVSTPEVYTEQGVPVMADGVAIIKIGGSVEDVATAAEQFMGKPVEALKSEAQEVLEGHLRAILGSMTVEEVYRNRDRFAQEVQSVAAKDLKKMGLQIVSFTIKDLRDRHGYLDALGKPRIAAVKRDAEIAEAQAVRDSRIQKAMAEEEGQKAELLRDTNIAEASKENQLKVAAFKKEQDTAKADADQAYTIQEARIKQQVVEEQMQVELVRKEREIDLETKEILRREKQYDSEVKKKADADRYAVVQAAEADKEKQYRAADALKYRIEAEAHAMAEQKRLEGQALADAERAKGSAEAEVIRLRGLAEAEAKEKLAQAFEKFGEAAVLDIIVKMLPELAANVAEPIKSIDKLTVVDTGNGAGAARLSNYVTDLMATAPEMLKSVAGIDVNELMRSLTSRAVPPAAAAAPKAEPMLPVAATSAAAAEEAGKS
- a CDS encoding NfeD family protein, with protein sequence METLYLSCLAFGVLFALVSVVLGDLLSSALDGALDFLSADAGGIFQPAALAGGVTAFGGAGLMLEKYAELGAAATAGLAAMIAIAGSMAMFFFYVKPMRNSETSSGYSVRELGGTIGEVITPIPAQGCGEVLIRIGAGVTNHTAESFEGRDIPAGSRVVVVEVKPDALSVAMMNERGDL
- the tyrS gene encoding tyrosine--tRNA ligase, which translates into the protein MSGTEQNEQEERVLTEEQRAEVRRQLAILARGAAEIVPAEGLREKLEQSVLEGRPLNVKLGLDPSAPDIHIGHTVVLHKLRQFQSLGHQVQLLIGDFTGRIGDPTGKSETRKPLSEEEVRRNAQTYQEQMFRILDPQRTKLSYNSEWLSPLQFGDILGLAAKSTVARMLERDDFTKRHRAGQPIGIHEFFYPLMQGYDSVALETDVEIGGTDQTFNLLMGRQLQKEYGKRRQIAMTMPILEGLDGVQKMSKSLGNYIGIAEGPTDMFGKAMGIPDELMAKYFRLATDVDEAEQADIRDGLERGSLHPMEAKRRLAWTLVRQYHGAQAADEAAERFREVFQQRELPSEIEEAALPGSELKEGTIRLSRLLTVLGLAESGSEARRSVQQGAVRINGERLDDASAELRPRDGDVVQIGRRRMARISLDNS
- a CDS encoding transglycosylase domain-containing protein, whose protein sequence is MAQDQEQLRKPRSGWRTFGLVVWITVKWLVIFGITGALFAGGIATGYVAALVKDDPVRPGSELEAKVNENALTGFVYFNDGTTPVGQLRTDEDRRLVDLSNIPQSVIDALLSTEDSNFYNHIGVDYKGLGRAVKEKLLNEERQTGGSTLTQQVARRVFLSLDRTDSRKFKEILLSIRMERYLTKDQILAAYLNKMPFGNGSSGYNLYGIKSASIGIFNLSDLNKLNLAQAAYLAGLPQLPSAYSAFNGKGLFNETGFNRAMSRQKFVLSRMLETGRITQAEYDEALAFDIKSSLAPHREKAYNTFPYLMLETEREAAEIIALKQNPNLQKADLAKTENAEIVQNAREQLLRSGYRIYTTIDKVIYNNMREIANDPNNFGPTSKSKGPEQAAAIMIDHHTGAILGMMEGRDFNIEQMNYATQMIRQPGSTMKSISAYLPALEAGLVQPASVLDDSPIILKDGQKGYHIPMNASKRFNGLVTARDALNRSLNIPALKLFLDKVTIEKAWEFSRSLGITTLQPEDDNAQTGVIGGLAKGVSVKELTNAYATIPNGGKYNDPYLISKIVDASGQIVYEHKLAPKQVYSEQTAFLMTDMLRTVISDRSGTGYAVTSSFDAYGKIPIAGKTGSTQSYGDVWFMGFSPDITLGVWVGYKEQKNTLVKASQSRARTLWSKIMNETVRDRPDIFKTDAFPQPDGLVKATVSSVSGLLPSPLIRSNGMLTTDWFNKKYVPVKVDDVLGAMSFIRYNGVNYIAQDGTPSDFVFTKTTIRREKPLGDLIEEINKAQAVMPAEYRRPISAFIPKDAENEAPSRMDPRQDDGAAPSAPSNVTLESLSGAYRISFSASPQNDVVGYRLYRSSGGGFSKIGDSILAGDSRAFVDRSGGFGSTYYVTAVDVAGRESERSQTVSPGGSITLPGLPGFPDTGTEEGETGTPQAPEQPGSEPQPPAAVKPSGPSGLKASGTGTGVKLDWSSNSAAEGVTSYQVYFSAGNDGSFQNIGSSSGTSFEYVAPISTGTFRITAVNAAGESDFSQAVTWSAG
- the acsA gene encoding acetate--CoA ligase, which produces MSIDHKERISVAAASPNMGSYEEAHASFDWSEVEKQFTWHETGKVNMAFEAIDRHLAEGRGQKTALLYSDPKRDESYTFEQLSLLSNRFSNVLRKLGLAKGERLFIFMPRSPELYVALLGSLKLGVVVGPLFEAFMETAVKDRLLDSTATAIVTTPALLPRIKRDELPDLKHVIVVSDEGVPEGTISYKDEMAAASEEAQIEWLDREDGLLIHYTSGSTGKPKGVFHVQNAMLQHYHTGRIVLDLKEDDVYWCTADPGWVTGTSYGIFAPWLNGATNVVRGGRFSPQDWYTTLQRYGVTVWYSAPTAFRMLMGAGDDSVAQYDLSSLRHVLSVGEPLNPEVVRWGLKVYGQRIHDTWWMTETGGQLICNYPSMEIKPGSMGRPIPGVEAAIIDDAGNELPPYRMGNLAVRTPWPSMMRKIWNNPAKYEEYFRIPGWYISGDSAYRDEDGYFWFQGRIDDVINTAGERVGPFEVESKLVEHPAVAEAGVIGKPDPMRGEIIKAFISLREGFEPSDELKADIARFVKEGLSAHASPREIEFKDKLPKTRSGKIMRRVLKAWELDLPTGDLSTIED
- a CDS encoding GNAT family N-acetyltransferase, translating into MEHIKRCHSRVVPFGNRELVLEGPVDPSRLADCTMHSGLDAFRRPKDQLEALIEIAGLEEGRIIITRDGDMIVGYVTFHYPDELERWSEGGMDDLIELGAVEVASDYRSVGLGKKMIALAFEDDQLESFIVYTTEYYWHWDLEGTGLGIWDYRRMMEKLMKSVGMVWYATDDPEICSHPANCLMVRIGKRVPLSSVEQFDRVRFRQRFMY
- a CDS encoding acetoin utilization protein AcuC; the protein is MKDKAVYVRSTGASPYKFNEEHPFSPLRAELAETLLEASGALPSESVLEADTALDQELELIHRSEYIKAVRGLSLPVPPASAAGLARRFGLDSEDTPYFVGMHDAAAAIAGGSIAAAEAVMSGRARHAFHMSGGLHHAFPGHGSGFCVYNDAAIAIASVRQKHGARVLYIDTDVHHGDGVQYAFYEDPDVFTYSIHETGKYLFPGTGFTHEKGIDKGFGACCNVPVQPYTEDESWLECFTETVTRVARAFKPDLILSQHGCDAHAYDPLSHVHCSMRIYLEMPRLIRQLAHELCGGRWVALGGGGYDQWRVVPRAWSLVWLVMSDHPLAARLQEPQGRLSPLPQAWLDRWQPQAPATLPRHWLDDTSAWAPMPRRSEITVQNRQAWELASQDF